The genomic window TAAATACAGTAGCACATACCGTGGGTGCAGCGGGAGTTGGAGCACAGGCAGTTAAAGTGTTTGGTGAAGCGTCATTTGGAATTATATCCGCTATCTTAACAATTTTAATATTAGTAATCACAGAAATAATTCCAAAAACCATTGGTGCCAGTTATTGGAGAAATCTGTCCATGATTTCTTCTCGGATTATACAAGTAATGATAATCATAACTTATCCATTAGTCGTTATGTCCGCGGTTATCACAAAACTAATCTCAAAAAAACAACAAGAGCACACAACGAGTAGAGAGGAAATTGCAGTATTAACAAATATAGGTGCAGATGAAGGTATTTTTTCAAATAAGGAACATAAAATAATTCAAAATTTACTGCGGCTCAAGAATGTGAAAGCAAAGGGAATAATGACACCAAGAGTTGTTGTTGCTATCGCCGATGAGAATTTATCCTTAAAAGAATTTTTTAAAAATAAAGATTATCTAAAATTTTCGCGCATCCCAATATATACTGAAAATGATGAAAACATAACCGGGTATGTATTCCGCCAGGAAGTTTTTGAAAAAATGGCAGAAGATCAACATGATTTAAAACTGAAAGATGTTAAACGAGATATAGTGG from Saccharicrinis carchari includes these protein-coding regions:
- a CDS encoding CNNM domain-containing protein is translated as MLLLLFYLFLAIVVSFLCSIMEAVLLSTPQSFLIVKYENGNAWAKSFIDLKTNIDKPLSAILSLNTVAHTVGAAGVGAQAVKVFGEASFGIISAILTILILVITEIIPKTIGASYWRNLSMISSRIIQVMIIITYPLVVMSAVITKLISKKQQEHTTSREEIAVLTNIGADEGIFSNKEHKIIQNLLRLKNVKAKGIMTPRVVVAIADENLSLKEFFKNKDYLKFSRIPIYTENDENITGYVFRQEVFEKMAEDQHDLKLKDVKRDIVVVPNSIGLFALWEKLLEKKEHIAIIVDEYGGLDGIITMEDIIETMLGLEIIDETDTIVDMQKYARDRWKERQTKYNIIDKINKQNEEKTPPEIL